A single window of Pseudomonas lijiangensis DNA harbors:
- a CDS encoding class I SAM-dependent methyltransferase — translation MNAPPALQQSLSQLLGDARLVATPLPGTELKLWLIDADNMDRAFSPDETRRILEEPPYWSFCWASGLALAHFLAKHPHWVAGKRVLDFGAGSGVAGIAAVKAGAAEVVACDLDPLALAACRANAELNDVQLGYSADFFAEADRFDLILVADVLYDRANLPLLDQFLSRGREALVADSRVRDFRHDAYQRLAMLHAHTLPDLAEPHEFRDVSLYHARR, via the coding sequence ATGAATGCACCGCCAGCCCTTCAGCAGTCGCTGAGCCAGTTGCTCGGCGACGCTCGACTGGTCGCGACCCCGTTACCGGGCACCGAGCTGAAACTGTGGCTGATCGATGCCGACAATATGGACCGCGCTTTCAGCCCCGACGAAACACGCCGTATTCTGGAAGAACCGCCTTACTGGAGTTTCTGCTGGGCCAGCGGCCTGGCTCTGGCGCACTTCCTGGCCAAGCATCCGCACTGGGTCGCGGGCAAGCGCGTGCTGGATTTCGGTGCTGGCTCCGGCGTGGCAGGCATTGCGGCAGTCAAGGCCGGTGCTGCCGAAGTGGTCGCGTGCGACCTGGACCCGCTGGCGCTGGCAGCCTGTCGAGCCAATGCCGAACTCAATGATGTACAGCTCGGTTACTCGGCGGACTTCTTTGCCGAGGCCGATCGCTTCGACCTGATCCTGGTTGCGGATGTGCTGTATGACCGCGCCAACCTGCCGCTGCTGGATCAGTTTCTCAGCCGTGGCCGTGAGGCACTGGTGGCGGACTCACGAGTCCGGGACTTCAGGCATGACGCCTATCAACGCCTGGCGATGCTGCATGCCCATACCCTTCCGGATCTGGCAGAGCCCCACGAGTTTCGCGACGTCAGCCTGTATCACGCCAGACGCTGA
- the trxA gene encoding thioredoxin has translation MSQDTSYIFETTAANFDQLVIDKSFDQPVLVDFWAEWCAPCKVLMPLLEQITASYQGELLLAKVNCDIEQEIVARFGIRSLPTVVLFKDGQPVDGFAGAQPESEIRKILEQHVVMPPPPAADPLQQAQALFAESRFSDAEAVLKVLLGEDNTNASALILYARCLAERGELGEARTVLDAVKSDAHKAELAGAKAQLTFLAEAATLPDAAELKTRLAQNPLDDEASHQLAVQQLSRQQYEAALEGLLKLFIRNRNYAEGLPHKTLLQVFDLLGNDHPLVTTYRRKLFAALY, from the coding sequence ATGAGCCAGGACACTTCTTACATCTTCGAGACAACCGCAGCGAACTTCGACCAGTTGGTGATCGACAAGTCATTCGATCAGCCGGTGCTGGTGGACTTCTGGGCCGAGTGGTGTGCACCTTGCAAAGTGCTGATGCCGTTGCTGGAGCAGATCACGGCCAGCTATCAGGGTGAATTGCTGCTGGCCAAGGTGAACTGCGATATCGAACAGGAAATCGTCGCCCGCTTCGGCATCCGCAGCCTGCCGACCGTGGTGCTGTTCAAGGACGGCCAGCCGGTGGATGGTTTTGCCGGTGCACAGCCCGAGTCGGAAATCCGCAAGATTCTCGAACAGCATGTGGTCATGCCGCCTCCGCCAGCAGCCGATCCGCTGCAACAGGCTCAGGCGCTGTTTGCCGAAAGCCGTTTCTCCGATGCCGAAGCCGTCCTCAAGGTGCTGCTGGGCGAAGACAACACCAATGCCTCGGCGCTGATTCTGTATGCGCGCTGCCTGGCTGAGCGTGGTGAGCTGGGTGAAGCCCGCACCGTGCTGGATGCGGTCAAGAGCGATGCCCACAAGGCCGAACTGGCAGGCGCGAAGGCGCAACTGACGTTCCTGGCCGAAGCCGCCACACTGCCGGATGCTGCCGAGCTGAAAACCCGTCTGGCCCAGAATCCGCTGGATGATGAAGCGTCACATCAACTGGCCGTCCAGCAATTGTCCCGCCAGCAATATGAGGCGGCGCTGGAAGGCCTGCTCAAACTGTTCATCCGCAACCGCAATTACGCCGAAGGCCTGCCGCACAAGACGCTGCTGCAAGTGTTCGACCTGCTGGGTAACGACCACCCGCTGGTGACCACCTACCGCCGCAAGCTGTTTGCAGCGCTCTACTGA
- a CDS encoding nuclear transport factor 2 family protein: MSTCQSNIATLWAIYEDLTRIAEFSDDDIVLHKADRNACPPTAIGKQAVRLHEVELIAMTHSSLHMDVQEIIANDYFGAVLGSLRATSGDKRICMPFCGLWRFRDGKVIEHWENAYDVEAFAGFLGGDDVRAARWLCV; encoded by the coding sequence ATGAGCACCTGCCAGAGCAATATCGCCACTCTGTGGGCTATTTATGAGGACCTGACCCGTATTGCCGAGTTTTCGGACGATGACATCGTATTGCACAAGGCTGACCGCAATGCCTGCCCGCCTACCGCCATCGGCAAACAGGCGGTGCGTCTTCATGAAGTCGAACTCATCGCGATGACGCACTCGTCGCTTCATATGGATGTGCAGGAAATCATCGCCAATGATTATTTCGGCGCGGTTCTGGGAAGCCTGCGTGCAACGTCGGGCGACAAGCGCATCTGCATGCCGTTCTGCGGGCTTTGGCGCTTTCGTGATGGGAAGGTCATCGAGCACTGGGAAAACGCCTACGACGTCGAAGCCTTTGCTGGCTTTCTTGGGGGCGATGATGTTCGGGCTGCTCGCTGGCTCTGTGTCTGA
- a CDS encoding aldo/keto reductase, translating to MTFTAALAADTFVLGDDMPIRRMGYGAMHLTGYGMWGPAENTEQARAVLRHAVHDLGITFIDTADAYGPGDNEDIIREALYPYPQDLVISTKGGMLRSGPNDWIHGAPGAPYIVPLGRPEYLRQQVEMSLRRLQVERIDLYQLHSIDPLVPLADSLGELVRLREQGKIRHIGLSSQPGVTLEQLEQAHCVANIAAIENLYNIVDRTDEAVLQRALELNVAFIPWFPLGHGALVGPDSALLPLARHYGLTPSQLALAWLLNHAPNTVLIPGTTSIAHLEENARAASVQLDEDQLSAIVREVDQLLLPVWRPER from the coding sequence ATGACGTTCACAGCAGCTTTGGCCGCGGATACTTTTGTGCTGGGAGATGACATGCCCATCAGGCGCATGGGGTATGGCGCCATGCACCTGACCGGTTATGGCATGTGGGGGCCTGCGGAGAATACGGAGCAGGCCAGAGCCGTACTGCGTCATGCCGTTCATGACCTGGGCATTACCTTCATCGACACGGCAGACGCCTATGGGCCGGGGGATAACGAAGACATCATTCGCGAGGCGCTTTACCCATACCCTCAGGATCTGGTCATTTCCACCAAGGGCGGAATGCTGCGGTCGGGCCCCAACGACTGGATTCATGGCGCGCCGGGCGCTCCCTACATTGTGCCCTTGGGGCGGCCCGAGTATTTGCGTCAGCAGGTCGAGATGAGCTTGCGCCGACTTCAGGTCGAGCGGATCGACCTGTACCAGTTGCACAGCATTGATCCCCTGGTGCCGCTTGCCGATTCCCTGGGCGAGCTTGTCCGTTTGCGCGAACAGGGCAAGATCCGCCATATCGGTTTATCGAGCCAGCCAGGCGTGACCCTTGAGCAACTGGAACAGGCCCATTGCGTGGCGAACATTGCAGCCATCGAGAACCTCTACAACATTGTCGACCGTACCGATGAGGCGGTATTGCAACGGGCGCTGGAGCTGAATGTTGCATTCATTCCATGGTTCCCCCTCGGGCACGGCGCTCTTGTCGGGCCTGACAGCGCGTTGTTGCCTCTAGCCCGTCACTATGGGCTGACACCTTCGCAACTGGCTCTGGCGTGGTTGCTCAATCATGCCCCGAACACCGTGTTGATTCCCGGCACTACATCCATCGCCCATCTGGAAGAAAACGCCAGGGCGGCGAGTGTGCAACTGGATGAGGATCAGTTGTCAGCCATTGTTCGGGAAGTCGATCAGCTTCTGTTGCCGGTGTGGCGTCCCGAGCGCTGA
- a CDS encoding type III polyketide synthase: MPMLCCPAVAVPEFTISLEETLALVSSLHPHHPQLALAKRLIRNTRVSKRHLVQSIEQTLEHPGFEVRNRIYEREAKARIPAVVSRALANAQLVPEQIDAIIYVSCTGFLMPSLTAWMINELGFRTDTRQIPIAQLGCAAGGSAINRAHDFCLAYQDANVLIVACEFCSLCYQPADMTVGNLLSNGLFGDALAAAVVRGQGGEGIRLVSNGSRLVPGTEDWISYAVKATGFHFCLDRRVPGTMEQLAPELRSVAADHGWQADDLDFYIIHAGGPRILDDLSHYLGVDCALFTHSRATLTEYGNIASAVVLDALRRLFEAGGAHQGARGIIAGFGPGITAEITLGTWHNREV, from the coding sequence ATGCCAATGCTTTGTTGCCCGGCTGTCGCTGTTCCGGAGTTCACGATCAGTCTTGAAGAAACCCTGGCACTTGTTTCCAGCCTGCATCCACATCACCCCCAACTGGCGCTTGCAAAGCGTCTGATCCGCAATACCCGAGTAAGCAAACGCCATCTGGTGCAATCGATAGAGCAGACCCTGGAGCATCCGGGTTTCGAGGTGCGCAACCGGATTTATGAGCGTGAGGCCAAGGCGCGGATTCCCGCGGTTGTCAGTCGGGCGCTGGCCAATGCTCAGCTTGTCCCTGAGCAGATCGACGCGATCATTTATGTGTCCTGCACCGGTTTCCTGATGCCTTCACTGACGGCCTGGATGATCAATGAACTGGGGTTTCGCACCGATACACGGCAGATACCCATCGCGCAGTTGGGATGTGCGGCCGGCGGCTCGGCCATCAATCGCGCTCATGACTTCTGCCTGGCTTATCAGGATGCCAATGTGCTGATTGTGGCCTGCGAATTCTGTTCGCTGTGTTACCAGCCTGCGGACATGACGGTGGGCAATCTTCTGTCCAACGGCCTGTTCGGCGATGCCTTGGCGGCTGCGGTGGTACGGGGGCAGGGGGGGGAAGGTATCCGGCTGGTGAGCAATGGCTCGCGTCTGGTTCCGGGGACCGAAGACTGGATCAGCTACGCCGTCAAAGCCACCGGCTTTCACTTCTGTCTTGATCGGCGTGTGCCGGGAACCATGGAGCAACTGGCACCGGAGCTGCGTTCGGTGGCCGCAGATCATGGATGGCAGGCTGACGATCTGGATTTCTACATCATTCATGCCGGTGGCCCGCGGATCCTCGATGACCTGTCGCACTATCTGGGCGTGGATTGCGCTCTATTCACACACAGCCGCGCCACATTGACCGAGTACGGCAACATCGCTTCGGCGGTTGTGCTGGATGCATTGCGCCGGTTGTTCGAGGCCGGTGGCGCTCATCAGGGAGCTCGCGGAATCATTGCCGGGTTCGGTCCTGGCATTACCGCTGAAATAACCCTGGGCACATGGCACAACAGGGAGGTTTAA
- a CDS encoding DUF2796 domain-containing protein, with protein sequence MRRLFLALPFALLPLAVANAAEPHDHEHEHGSLGAHEHGVGRLDVVLSGKTLELEFESPAMNIVGFEHEATSAEDKAKLAKAREQLLKPNALFSISDAANCSATSVKLESPLFGDKDDDHDEDDHAKGGDEHHHEHSEIKGHYKFVCDAPAILKKLDLSQIFLTFPDTKKLQVQMISPSGQSGAEVIASNPSIKF encoded by the coding sequence ATGCGCCGTCTGTTTCTCGCACTACCCTTCGCCCTTCTGCCACTGGCCGTTGCCAACGCTGCCGAACCACATGACCACGAACACGAGCACGGCAGCCTGGGTGCACACGAGCATGGCGTGGGCCGTCTGGATGTAGTGCTGTCGGGCAAGACACTGGAGCTGGAATTCGAAAGCCCGGCGATGAACATCGTGGGCTTCGAGCATGAAGCGACTTCCGCCGAAGACAAGGCAAAGCTGGCCAAGGCTCGCGAGCAACTGCTCAAGCCCAATGCGCTGTTCAGCATCTCGGATGCCGCCAACTGCTCGGCCACTTCGGTGAAGCTCGAAAGCCCGCTGTTCGGCGACAAGGATGATGATCACGACGAAGACGACCACGCCAAGGGCGGTGATGAACATCATCACGAACACAGCGAAATCAAGGGCCATTACAAGTTCGTCTGCGATGCTCCGGCCATCCTGAAGAAGCTGGACCTGAGCCAGATTTTCCTGACCTTCCCCGATACCAAGAAACTGCAGGTACAAATGATCTCGCCAAGCGGCCAGTCTGGCGCAGAAGTGATTGCATCGAACCCGTCGATCAAGTTCTGA
- a CDS encoding ABC transporter ATP-binding protein has product MTQALIELSDLSFNWPGHPQLLDIPAFRLEPGETLFLKGPSGSGKTTLLGLLGGVQKPGSGSIRLLGQDLSKLSAGARDRFRVDHTGYIFQQFNLLPFLSVRENVELPCHFSRVRAERAKQRHGSVEQATSTLLAHLGLKDPALLSRRAGSLSIGQQQRVAAARALIGQPELVIADEPTSALDADTRESFIRLLFAECREAGSSLLFVSHDQSLAPLFDRNLSLSELNRAAVDVEI; this is encoded by the coding sequence ATGACCCAAGCACTTATCGAGCTGTCGGACCTGAGCTTCAACTGGCCGGGGCATCCGCAATTGCTGGATATCCCGGCATTTCGCCTGGAGCCTGGAGAAACGCTGTTCCTCAAAGGCCCGAGCGGCAGTGGCAAGACCACCTTGCTGGGCCTGCTGGGTGGCGTACAGAAACCTGGGAGCGGCAGCATCCGTCTGTTGGGCCAGGACCTGTCGAAATTGTCGGCGGGTGCCCGGGACCGCTTTCGGGTCGATCACACCGGTTATATCTTCCAGCAGTTCAACCTGCTGCCGTTTCTCTCGGTGCGGGAGAATGTCGAGTTGCCCTGCCACTTCTCCAGAGTCCGCGCTGAACGGGCGAAACAGCGACATGGCAGCGTCGAACAAGCCACCAGCACGCTGCTCGCTCACCTGGGCCTGAAAGATCCAGCCTTGCTGAGCCGTCGCGCCGGGTCCCTTTCCATCGGCCAGCAACAACGGGTGGCGGCCGCTCGTGCCTTGATCGGCCAGCCGGAACTGGTGATCGCCGACGAACCCACCTCGGCTCTGGATGCCGATACCCGTGAATCCTTCATTCGTCTGTTGTTCGCCGAATGCCGCGAAGCCGGTTCCAGCCTGTTATTCGTCAGCCATGACCAGAGCCTGGCGCCGCTGTTCGACCGCAACCTGTCGCTGTCCGAACTCAATCGCGCTGCCGTCGACGTGGAGATTTGA
- a CDS encoding ABC transporter permease has protein sequence MYLFRLAIASLANRRFTAFLTVFAIALSVCLLLAVERVRTEARASFASTISGTDLIVGARSGSINLLLYSVFRIGNATNNIRWDSFEHLANHKQVKWAIPISLGDSHRGYRVMGTNESYFENYQYGRQQHLTLADGRAFQTDPFEVVLGSEVAKALHYKLGDKLVLAHGVAAISLVKHDDKPFTVVGILKPTGTPVDRTLHISLGGMEAIHIDWHNGAPARGNERISADQARNMDLTPTAITAVMLGLNSKIATFSLQREINEFRGEPLLAILPGVALQELWSLMGTAEKALFVISLFVVLTGLIGMLTAILTSLNERRREMAILRSVGARPWHIASLLILEAFALALAGVISGLALLYLGIALAQDPVQNSYGLYLSTMPPGQYEWKLLGGILAAALLMGTIPAWRAYRQSLADGLSIRL, from the coding sequence ATGTATCTGTTTCGTCTGGCAATAGCCAGCCTGGCCAACCGCCGCTTCACCGCATTCCTCACTGTTTTCGCCATTGCCCTGTCGGTCTGCCTGTTGCTGGCCGTGGAGCGGGTGCGCACCGAAGCCCGCGCCAGCTTCGCCAGCACCATCAGCGGCACGGACCTGATCGTCGGCGCCCGCTCCGGCTCGATCAACCTGCTGCTCTACTCGGTGTTCCGCATCGGCAATGCCACCAACAACATTCGTTGGGACAGCTTCGAGCATCTGGCCAATCACAAGCAGGTCAAATGGGCCATTCCGATTTCCCTGGGCGACTCCCATCGCGGCTATCGGGTGATGGGCACCAACGAATCCTATTTCGAGAATTATCAGTACGGCCGCCAGCAACACCTGACACTGGCCGATGGTCGTGCCTTCCAGACCGACCCGTTTGAAGTGGTCCTGGGCTCGGAAGTCGCCAAGGCCCTGCATTACAAGCTGGGCGACAAACTGGTCCTGGCACACGGCGTGGCTGCGATCAGCCTGGTCAAGCACGACGACAAACCGTTCACGGTGGTGGGCATTCTGAAACCCACCGGCACACCGGTCGACCGCACGCTGCATATCAGCCTGGGCGGCATGGAGGCCATTCACATTGACTGGCACAACGGCGCGCCTGCACGGGGCAATGAACGCATCTCCGCCGATCAGGCACGCAACATGGACCTGACGCCAACGGCGATCACGGCCGTCATGCTGGGCCTGAACAGCAAGATCGCGACGTTCAGCCTGCAACGCGAGATCAATGAGTTCCGCGGCGAGCCATTGCTGGCAATATTGCCGGGTGTTGCGTTGCAGGAGTTGTGGAGCCTGATGGGCACCGCCGAAAAAGCCCTGTTCGTGATATCACTGTTCGTGGTGCTCACCGGCCTGATCGGTATGCTGACGGCCATTCTGACCAGCCTGAACGAACGTCGTCGTGAAATGGCGATCCTGCGATCGGTCGGCGCACGGCCCTGGCACATCGCAAGCCTGTTGATTCTCGAAGCCTTTGCCCTGGCACTGGCGGGCGTTATCAGCGGCCTTGCACTGCTCTATCTCGGCATCGCGCTGGCTCAGGATCCTGTACAAAACAGTTACGGTTTATACCTGTCGACTATGCCACCCGGCCAATATGAATGGAAATTGCTCGGTGGCATCCTTGCTGCCGCGCTGTTGATGGGGACTATCCCGGCATGGCGAGCCTACAGGCAATCGCTGGCCGATGGCCTGTCGATTCGCTTATGA
- a CDS encoding DUF3299 domain-containing protein, whose translation MRRLLITLLFSASTSVWAVEPRELTWNDMIPPDAPVVAPITAPMHDMSKLSDALAMESAPAARQLAPHAPVVKALDGKLVRLPGYIVPLEVSEEGRVTEFLLVPYFGACIHVPPPPANQIVHVTSELGVKVDELYQPYWIEGPMQAKSSTSELAEAGYQMQADKIFVYELPDS comes from the coding sequence ATGCGGCGCCTGCTGATAACCCTGCTGTTCTCGGCCAGCACTTCGGTGTGGGCCGTCGAGCCGCGCGAGCTGACCTGGAACGACATGATTCCACCCGATGCACCTGTCGTGGCGCCGATAACAGCGCCGATGCACGACATGTCGAAGCTGTCCGATGCACTGGCCATGGAGTCAGCACCGGCAGCCAGACAACTGGCTCCCCATGCACCTGTCGTCAAGGCACTGGATGGCAAGCTGGTACGCCTGCCGGGTTACATCGTGCCGCTCGAGGTCAGCGAGGAAGGTCGAGTGACGGAATTCTTGCTGGTGCCGTATTTCGGTGCCTGCATCCATGTTCCGCCACCGCCCGCAAACCAGATCGTACATGTCACCAGTGAACTGGGCGTGAAGGTCGATGAGCTGTATCAGCCGTACTGGATTGAAGGGCCGATGCAGGCAAAATCATCGACCAGCGAGCTGGCCGAGGCGGGTTATCAAATGCAGGCAGACAAGATTTTTGTCTATGAATTGCCGGATTCGTGA
- a CDS encoding OmpW/AlkL family protein: protein MKTSLLRASLIALAIAAPTAAQAYEAGDFIVRAGAAHVDPQEESGELKFDGNKVSGTKASLNGDTQLGLTFAYMLTNHIGIELLAATPFNHTVSVSGLGAGLDGKLADVKHLPPTLSLQYYPMAPSSKFQPYAGIGINYTTFFDNDLTSNRKDQGFSNLKLKDSVGLAGQLGMDYLITDNVLLNASVWYVDIDTEATVDGPAALGFSKTKVNVDIDPWVYMVGVGYKF, encoded by the coding sequence ATGAAAACGTCCTTGCTTCGCGCTTCCCTGATAGCCCTGGCCATCGCTGCACCCACTGCCGCACAGGCCTATGAAGCGGGTGATTTCATCGTCCGTGCCGGTGCCGCCCATGTTGATCCTCAAGAAGAGAGCGGCGAACTGAAGTTCGATGGCAACAAAGTCTCCGGCACCAAGGCAAGCCTCAATGGCGATACTCAGCTCGGCCTGACCTTTGCCTACATGCTGACCAACCATATCGGTATCGAGCTGCTGGCAGCGACCCCTTTCAACCACACCGTTTCGGTCAGCGGCCTGGGCGCAGGACTCGACGGCAAGCTGGCCGATGTAAAGCATTTGCCACCAACCCTGTCCCTGCAGTACTACCCGATGGCGCCTTCGTCGAAGTTCCAGCCTTATGCAGGCATCGGCATCAACTACACCACATTCTTCGACAACGACCTGACCAGCAACCGCAAGGATCAGGGCTTCAGCAACCTCAAGCTCAAGGATTCGGTTGGCCTGGCTGGCCAGTTGGGCATGGACTACCTGATCACTGACAACGTTCTGCTCAACGCCTCGGTCTGGTATGTCGACATCGACACCGAAGCCACCGTAGACGGCCCGGCCGCTCTGGGCTTCAGCAAGACCAAGGTCAACGTGGACATCGACCCATGGGTCTACATGGTTGGTGTGGGTTACAAGTTCTGA
- a CDS encoding NAD-dependent epimerase/dehydratase family protein, protein MSDAPILITGGAGFIGSHLADALLAQGYAVRILDDLSTGKRSNLPLDNPRIELIEGDVADSALVTRAAQGCQAVVHLAAVASVQASVENPVKTHQSNFIGTLNVCEAMREAGIKRVLFASSAAVYGNNGEGESITEDTPKSPLTPYASDKLASEQYLDFYRRQHGFEPVIFRFFNIFGPRQDPSSPYSGVISIFAERAEKGLPITVFGDGEQTRDFFYIGDLARLLTQALEQTSPAEGAINVGLNKATSLNELLAALKDVVGGLPPVSYQAPRSGDIRHSRADNRRLLERFKLDETTPLSVGLARLLGR, encoded by the coding sequence ATGTCTGACGCTCCAATCCTGATTACCGGCGGTGCTGGCTTCATTGGCTCCCACCTGGCTGATGCCTTGTTGGCCCAGGGGTATGCAGTACGCATCCTTGATGACCTCTCAACCGGCAAGCGCAGCAATCTGCCGCTGGATAATCCTCGTATCGAGCTGATCGAAGGCGATGTCGCCGACAGTGCCCTGGTCACTCGTGCGGCCCAGGGGTGTCAGGCTGTTGTGCATCTGGCAGCGGTCGCTTCGGTGCAAGCCTCGGTAGAAAATCCGGTCAAAACCCACCAGAGCAACTTCATCGGCACCTTGAATGTCTGCGAAGCCATGCGCGAGGCGGGGATCAAGCGCGTGTTGTTTGCTTCCAGTGCGGCGGTGTACGGCAACAATGGCGAAGGTGAGTCGATCACTGAAGACACGCCCAAGTCGCCGTTGACGCCTTATGCCTCGGACAAGCTGGCCAGCGAGCAATACCTGGACTTCTATCGCCGTCAGCACGGTTTCGAGCCCGTGATCTTTCGCTTCTTCAATATCTTCGGCCCGCGTCAGGATCCATCGTCACCGTATTCCGGTGTGATCAGCATCTTTGCCGAGCGTGCCGAGAAAGGGCTGCCGATCACGGTATTTGGTGATGGCGAGCAGACCCGGGACTTTTTCTACATCGGCGATCTGGCCAGGCTGCTGACCCAGGCTCTGGAGCAGACCAGCCCGGCCGAAGGCGCTATCAATGTCGGTCTGAACAAGGCCACTTCGCTCAATGAGCTGTTGGCGGCTCTGAAGGACGTAGTCGGGGGCCTGCCACCCGTCAGCTATCAGGCCCCGCGTTCTGGCGACATTCGTCATTCGCGGGCGGATAACCGGCGTCTGCTGGAACGTTTCAAGCTGGATGAAACGACACCGCTGAGTGTCGGGCTGGCGCGTTTGCTGGGGCGTTGA
- a CDS encoding sugar nucleotide-binding protein, producing the protein MRMRLMLLGGGNALGQALIRLGAEEDIGFLAPRPPQDGWDAASLTQLLDDTRPDALINLAYYFDWFQAETVSEARLTHQERSVERLAELCQHHNIILVQPSSYRVFDGSRATAYSEKDDPVPLGLRGQALWRIEQSVRAACPQHVLVRFGWLLDDSADGVLGRFLTRAEQPEELLLADDRRGNPTPVDDAARVIISVLKQLDCEAPLWGTYHYAGHEATTPLALGQAVLTEARLLHPLAIESPTAQAHAARPDAAQEPQHGVLACKKILHTFGIKPRAWRAGLPSLLDRYYRHV; encoded by the coding sequence ATGCGAATGCGCCTTATGCTATTGGGCGGCGGGAATGCCCTCGGGCAAGCGCTGATTCGTCTGGGTGCCGAGGAAGACATTGGTTTCCTCGCGCCGCGTCCACCGCAAGACGGTTGGGACGCAGCGAGCCTGACGCAACTGCTCGATGACACCCGTCCCGATGCCTTGATCAACCTTGCTTACTACTTCGACTGGTTTCAGGCGGAGACAGTGAGTGAAGCGCGTCTGACCCACCAGGAACGCTCCGTGGAGCGCCTGGCCGAATTGTGTCAGCACCACAACATCATTCTTGTTCAGCCTTCCAGCTATCGAGTGTTCGATGGCTCGCGGGCGACTGCCTACAGCGAAAAGGACGATCCCGTGCCTTTAGGGCTGCGTGGCCAGGCCTTGTGGCGTATCGAACAGAGCGTGCGTGCAGCCTGTCCGCAACATGTGCTGGTACGCTTTGGCTGGTTGCTGGATGACAGCGCCGATGGCGTGCTGGGCCGTTTCCTGACCCGCGCCGAACAGCCGGAGGAACTGTTGCTGGCCGATGACCGGCGCGGCAATCCGACGCCGGTCGACGATGCTGCCCGGGTCATCATTTCGGTTCTCAAGCAGCTCGACTGCGAGGCGCCGTTGTGGGGGACCTACCACTACGCCGGTCACGAGGCCACGACGCCGCTGGCGTTGGGGCAGGCTGTCCTCACCGAGGCGAGGCTGTTGCATCCGCTGGCCATCGAATCGCCTACTGCCCAGGCCCACGCCGCACGGCCCGATGCCGCGCAAGAGCCGCAGCATGGCGTGCTGGCCTGCAAGAAAATTCTCCATACCTTCGGCATCAAGCCCCGCGCCTGGCGTGCGGGGTTGCCAAGCCTGCTGGATCGGTACTATCGACATGTCTGA